One Nostoc punctiforme PCC 73102 DNA window includes the following coding sequences:
- a CDS encoding glycosyltransferase family 4 protein has product MKVLHLSTHDIGGGAARAAYRLHTGLQDIGLQSQMLVQEKSSNDKTVIAPKIRLFQGIAKAKLTFECLPLKLYTQKKNTPFFIQWLPDRVISKVAQINPDIINLHWISGAFMQIETFAKLKHPLVWTLHDMWGFTGGCHVIGECDRYKVSCGACPQLNSINEWDLSRWVWRRKVKAWKNINLTLVSPSSWLAECARSSSLFQNLRIEVIPHGLDTQKYRPINQHFARETLKLPQDKKLILFGAIEATSDRNKGFHLLQPALQELSKAGWKDNFEVVIFGASQPENPPDLGFKTYYLGHLYDDLSLATVYSAADVMLVPSLQESFGQTASESLACGTPVVAFNSTGLKDIVEHQQNGYLANPYEVDDFAKGIAWILENEQRLEKLSFYARKKAEQEFTLELQARRYSALFEEILMVGKKSPFSN; this is encoded by the coding sequence ATGAAAGTTTTACATCTTAGTACTCACGATATTGGTGGGGGTGCTGCAAGGGCTGCCTATCGTTTGCACACAGGTTTGCAAGATATAGGACTACAGTCACAAATGCTAGTTCAGGAAAAATCTAGTAATGATAAAACAGTAATTGCCCCTAAAATTAGACTGTTTCAAGGCATCGCCAAAGCCAAATTGACATTTGAATGCCTACCATTAAAGCTTTATACCCAAAAGAAAAATACTCCATTTTTTATTCAATGGTTGCCAGATAGAGTTATTTCTAAAGTTGCTCAGATTAATCCAGATATAATCAATTTGCATTGGATTAGCGGAGCTTTTATGCAAATAGAAACGTTCGCTAAGCTAAAGCATCCTCTAGTTTGGACTCTTCATGATATGTGGGGGTTTACTGGAGGATGTCACGTTATTGGAGAATGCGATCGCTACAAAGTATCCTGTGGAGCTTGCCCTCAACTCAACAGTATTAATGAGTGGGATTTATCCCGTTGGGTATGGCGGCGCAAAGTAAAAGCTTGGAAAAATATTAATTTAACTCTGGTTTCCCCAAGTTCTTGGTTAGCAGAGTGTGCTCGATCCAGTTCTTTGTTCCAGAATTTGCGAATCGAGGTGATTCCTCATGGATTGGATACTCAAAAATATCGACCTATTAATCAACATTTTGCACGAGAAACACTGAAGTTACCTCAAGATAAGAAGCTGATTCTCTTTGGAGCTATAGAAGCAACAAGCGATCGAAATAAAGGATTTCATTTGTTGCAGCCAGCTCTACAAGAATTGAGTAAGGCCGGATGGAAAGACAACTTTGAAGTGGTTATTTTTGGGGCATCTCAACCGGAAAATCCACCCGATTTAGGCTTTAAAACATACTATTTAGGGCATTTATATGATGATCTATCTTTAGCAACTGTTTACTCGGCAGCTGATGTGATGCTTGTACCATCTCTGCAAGAATCTTTTGGACAGACAGCTTCTGAATCACTTGCTTGTGGTACTCCAGTTGTTGCATTTAATTCTACTGGCTTAAAAGATATTGTCGAGCATCAGCAAAATGGCTATTTAGCTAACCCTTATGAAGTTGACGATTTCGCTAAAGGAATTGCCTGGATACTTGAAAATGAGCAGAGGTTAGAAAAACTGTCATTCTATGCTCGCAAGAAAGCAGAACAAGAATTCACCCTAGAACTTCAAGCACGTCGTTATTCAGCTTTATTTGAGGAAATATTGATGGTAGGCAAGAAATCTCCATTTAGTAACTAA